A portion of the Acidisarcina polymorpha genome contains these proteins:
- a CDS encoding ABC transporter permease, whose amino-acid sequence MTTLLQDLRFALRQLRKSPGFAIAAVLTLALAIGANALVFGVLNALILRPLNVPQAERLFVIQHGSDVASHSYPDYRDLRQRNQSFDDVAVFAISQSGLDTGNDPSNVWEYETSANYFDVLRTQPYLGRFFHASDEHGPNSAPYIVLSYAYWHSHFQDDRGVVGRVVRLNRHPFTILGVAPPGFQGTILFFASDVFVPILNHEQLSGDATILNARGAHWMFEMVGRLRPGVTPAQATADLNSVNSYLKKSYPKEESDGSYTLARPGLHGDYLNGPTRAFLAGLMLLSVLILLAACANLGSLFAARAADRSRELALRLALGSSRNRILRQLFTESFLLSLAGGVAGLAASLLLLRRLSVWQPFPRYPLHVPVTPDGNVYLVAFVLALVSGVLSGIVPVRQILRANPYEIVKAGAAGAFGRRMTVRDVLLVVQIAICAVLVTSSMVAVRGLLRAMHSNFGFEPRNAMLVDTDLTTAGYSGDRVPAMQRRMIDAVQAIPGVDSVGSVNYPPLEPPGTWQGLVYTDTTEDLRPSNAAADPNMFNISPDYFRASGTSLLAGRAFSWHDDANAPRVAVVNREFARRILGSVPDAVGRYFKLQDGARVRVVGLVEDGKYANLTEARKPAMFLPLLQSPASWTWLVVRSNRDPQELAAAVRGVLRDIDPGMVLAIRPWSTELGGTLFPSRMATVSLGVLGIMGAMLSITGIFGLAAYSVSKRLRELGIRIALGAQRREVLQAALGLPLRLFAIGSAAGLVLGVMGSRVLALIVYQATPYDPLVLAGVVLAMLLIGMFATWIPAQRALGVNPLALLREQ is encoded by the coding sequence ATGACCACCCTGCTGCAGGATCTGCGATTCGCCCTACGCCAACTGCGCAAGTCTCCCGGCTTCGCCATCGCCGCAGTGTTGACGCTGGCACTTGCCATTGGAGCGAATGCCCTCGTCTTCGGCGTACTAAATGCCCTCATTCTGCGCCCGCTGAATGTGCCTCAGGCCGAGCGGCTTTTCGTGATCCAGCACGGGAGCGACGTCGCCTCACACTCCTATCCCGACTATCGCGACCTTCGCCAGCGCAATCAGAGCTTCGACGATGTCGCTGTCTTTGCTATCTCTCAATCCGGGCTGGATACCGGCAACGATCCATCCAATGTGTGGGAATACGAGACCAGCGCAAACTATTTCGACGTATTGCGTACTCAACCCTACCTTGGGCGATTCTTCCACGCGTCCGATGAGCATGGCCCAAACAGCGCGCCGTATATCGTCCTCTCCTACGCATATTGGCACAGCCATTTTCAGGATGATCGAGGTGTGGTGGGCCGCGTTGTTCGGCTGAACAGGCACCCATTCACCATCCTTGGCGTTGCGCCTCCCGGATTTCAGGGGACCATTCTCTTCTTCGCATCGGATGTCTTCGTGCCCATCTTGAATCACGAGCAGTTATCCGGCGACGCGACGATATTGAACGCGCGCGGAGCCCATTGGATGTTTGAGATGGTGGGGCGTCTGAGGCCGGGAGTCACTCCGGCGCAGGCCACCGCTGATCTGAACTCCGTGAATTCCTATCTTAAGAAAAGCTATCCCAAAGAAGAAAGTGACGGCTCCTATACGCTGGCGCGGCCAGGTCTTCACGGCGACTATTTGAACGGGCCAACGCGCGCTTTTCTCGCCGGATTGATGCTGCTCTCGGTATTGATCCTGTTAGCGGCCTGTGCCAACCTGGGCAGTCTGTTTGCTGCGCGGGCCGCTGACCGTTCTCGCGAATTGGCCTTGCGGCTGGCTCTTGGTTCGAGCCGGAATCGCATTTTGCGCCAGTTGTTCACCGAATCCTTCCTGCTTTCGTTGGCAGGAGGCGTAGCCGGACTCGCGGCAAGCCTCCTGCTATTGCGCCGGCTGAGCGTGTGGCAGCCATTTCCCCGATACCCACTCCATGTGCCGGTAACTCCGGATGGGAACGTCTATCTGGTAGCTTTCGTCCTGGCATTGGTCAGCGGAGTTCTTTCCGGAATTGTTCCAGTCCGCCAGATCCTCCGGGCGAATCCCTACGAGATCGTCAAAGCTGGAGCGGCCGGCGCGTTCGGACGCCGAATGACCGTGCGAGACGTATTGCTTGTCGTCCAGATTGCGATCTGTGCCGTGCTGGTCACTTCATCGATGGTTGCTGTGCGTGGACTCTTGCGCGCTATGCACAGCAACTTTGGTTTTGAGCCGCGGAATGCGATGTTGGTGGATACCGATCTGACCACGGCCGGCTACAGCGGCGACAGAGTACCCGCAATGCAGCGGCGCATGATCGATGCCGTGCAAGCGATTCCTGGCGTGGACTCCGTAGGATCGGTGAACTATCCGCCGTTAGAACCTCCCGGTACTTGGCAGGGGCTTGTCTATACCGACACAACCGAAGATCTGAGGCCATCGAATGCTGCGGCCGACCCGAATATGTTCAACATATCTCCAGACTACTTCCGCGCATCCGGGACATCTTTATTGGCGGGTAGGGCCTTTTCTTGGCATGACGACGCAAATGCCCCGCGCGTAGCCGTGGTGAACCGCGAGTTCGCACGCAGGATACTGGGCTCCGTACCAGACGCGGTCGGCCGGTATTTCAAGCTGCAGGATGGTGCCCGCGTGCGGGTGGTGGGGCTGGTCGAAGACGGAAAATACGCCAACCTCACCGAAGCCCGGAAGCCCGCGATGTTCCTGCCTCTTCTGCAGTCGCCGGCTAGTTGGACATGGCTGGTGGTGCGTTCAAACCGCGACCCCCAGGAACTTGCCGCGGCGGTAAGAGGGGTGCTTCGCGACATCGACCCCGGCATGGTTTTGGCGATTCGGCCCTGGAGCACAGAACTGGGAGGAACTTTGTTCCCCTCGCGCATGGCGACAGTTTCGCTCGGCGTGCTGGGCATCATGGGCGCCATGCTGTCGATCACCGGCATCTTTGGACTGGCGGCATATTCAGTGAGCAAGCGACTTCGGGAATTGGGAATCCGCATCGCCCTCGGCGCCCAGCGCAGGGAAGTTTTGCAGGCTGCACTGGGACTGCCCCTTAGGTTGTTCGCCATCGGTTCGGCAGCGGGGCTGGTCTTGGGAGTTATGGGGAGCCGGGTGCTGGCTCTCATCGTTTATCAGGCAACTCCCTACGATCCGCTGGTCTTGGCCGGTGTCGTTTTGGCGATGCTGCTGATAGGGATGTTTGCCACATGGATTCCGGCGCAGCGAGCCCTCGGGGTCAATCCTCTGGCCCTGCTGCGCGAGCAGTGA
- a CDS encoding MFS transporter — protein MKIPVSGARRSTFRSLRSFNFRLWTAGGLISNVGTWMQRVAQDWLVLTQLTHHDASALGIVMGLQFAPQLLFLPWTGSAADRLNQRKLLMFTQATMGVLALGLGVLTITGVIRLWHLYVFTFLSGSAAALDAPVRQTFVAEMVGDEDLPNAVALNSTSFNAAQMIGPAVAGLLIAKVGIGWAFLLNGLSFAAVLISMSFFRLSELRTSARAHRSASGFREGLRYVWRKPDLRAILIMLFLIGAFGLNFPIFISTMAVNVFHSGARAFGLLSSIMAVGSLSGGLFAAGQKRPGLSSLLAGAGVFGLGCTLGALAPGYWWFAAALAISGAAVLTLTNGTNSIMQLSTEPSMRGRVMALRVGIALGGMTMGAPIVGWIANHFGPRWSLAAGAAAGFAAALVAAVYVLARRNKHAGASLRKQSASGTPQQPLR, from the coding sequence ATGAAAATCCCAGTCTCCGGCGCCCGTCGCTCCACATTTCGCTCTCTGCGAAGCTTCAACTTTCGCCTATGGACGGCAGGCGGCCTGATTTCCAACGTCGGTACCTGGATGCAGCGCGTCGCTCAGGACTGGCTTGTGCTGACCCAGCTGACCCATCATGATGCGTCCGCACTGGGTATCGTGATGGGCCTGCAGTTCGCGCCGCAGCTTCTGTTCCTGCCCTGGACAGGCTCGGCTGCCGACCGGCTCAATCAGCGCAAGCTCCTGATGTTCACCCAGGCAACCATGGGAGTGCTGGCGCTCGGCCTGGGAGTTCTCACCATCACCGGAGTCATCCGGCTCTGGCACTTGTATGTGTTCACCTTCCTGTCCGGCTCCGCCGCGGCGCTCGATGCTCCGGTGAGACAGACCTTTGTCGCGGAGATGGTGGGTGACGAAGACCTCCCCAATGCCGTGGCCTTGAATTCAACTTCGTTCAATGCAGCCCAGATGATTGGTCCTGCCGTTGCCGGTTTGCTCATCGCAAAGGTTGGCATCGGCTGGGCCTTTCTTCTGAACGGGCTCTCGTTCGCAGCGGTTCTCATCTCGATGTCGTTCTTTCGTCTTTCAGAGCTGCGTACAAGCGCTCGAGCCCACCGCAGCGCCTCAGGATTTCGGGAGGGGCTTCGCTATGTGTGGCGGAAACCGGATCTGCGGGCCATCCTCATCATGCTCTTTCTGATCGGCGCCTTTGGTCTGAATTTTCCCATCTTCATTTCGACGATGGCCGTGAATGTCTTCCACTCCGGCGCCCGCGCCTTCGGCCTGCTCTCCTCGATCATGGCCGTGGGCTCGCTCTCGGGAGGGTTGTTTGCTGCCGGGCAAAAGCGACCAGGCTTATCGTCTCTGCTGGCCGGCGCCGGCGTCTTCGGGCTGGGCTGTACCCTCGGTGCGCTCGCACCCGGATACTGGTGGTTTGCGGCCGCACTCGCAATTAGCGGCGCGGCTGTCCTGACCTTGACCAACGGCACCAACAGCATCATGCAGCTCTCGACTGAACCTTCCATGCGCGGCAGGGTCATGGCGCTGCGAGTCGGCATTGCCCTCGGTGGAATGACGATGGGCGCTCCCATCGTTGGTTGGATCGCCAACCACTTCGGTCCCCGTTGGTCGCTCGCCGCCGGTGCCGCAGCAGGCTTCGCCGCCGCCTTGGTCGCAGCAGTCTACGTTCTTGCCCGCCGAAACAAGCATGCAGGCGCCAGCTTACGCAAACAAAGTGCTTCCGGAACACCGCAGCAGCCACTTCGCTGA
- a CDS encoding cysteine hydrolase family protein, which yields MPLTALDPITALIVVDLQKGIADQKFLHPLGEIIDRTRALLDIFRAKNLPVVLVNVAGRPSGRTELRPRSSQMFPAGWTDLLPQLDQQPGDIVITKRSWGSFATTDLERQLSERGATQVVVTGVATSVGVEATARQAYEQGFNVTLVLDAMTDLREETHAYSIQNVFPRLGETGFTQEIISLLESPSED from the coding sequence ATGCCGCTTACTGCTCTCGATCCCATAACCGCGTTGATCGTCGTCGACCTGCAAAAGGGAATAGCCGATCAGAAGTTCCTACATCCGCTCGGCGAGATCATCGATCGGACGCGGGCATTGCTCGATATCTTCCGTGCGAAGAACCTCCCGGTAGTGCTAGTCAATGTAGCGGGCCGGCCATCAGGCCGCACCGAACTGCGTCCGCGCAGCAGCCAGATGTTTCCCGCAGGATGGACCGACCTTCTGCCCCAGCTGGATCAGCAGCCGGGCGACATCGTCATCACCAAGCGAAGCTGGGGATCCTTCGCAACCACTGATCTTGAACGCCAGCTCAGCGAGCGAGGCGCTACCCAGGTTGTTGTGACTGGAGTGGCGACATCCGTCGGCGTCGAAGCCACCGCCCGCCAGGCCTACGAGCAGGGATTCAATGTGACCCTCGTCCTCGATGCGATGACCGATCTTCGCGAGGAAACCCACGCCTACAGCATCCAGAACGTCTTTCCCCGTCTCGGCGAGACCGGCTTTACGCAGGAAATCATTTCGCTGCTGGAGAGCCCGTCGGAAGATTAG
- a CDS encoding MarR family winged helix-turn-helix transcriptional regulator — protein sequence MSRKSSTQISLPSTLAAEIRAIFRKLKLRLREYGGRSELTPSQVAVILRLEEHGPATVSSLARVEGMRPQSMSAVVKPLQQAGLVIGAPDPGDGRQTLMSLTPKCLRWLEEGRTARQDWLTATISQKLSARDQEKLEQALELLKRLAED from the coding sequence GTGAGCCGCAAGTCATCTACCCAGATCAGTCTTCCATCGACACTGGCTGCCGAGATCCGCGCAATATTCCGCAAGCTCAAGCTGCGCTTACGCGAATACGGCGGCCGCAGCGAACTCACCCCATCCCAGGTCGCGGTTATTCTTCGGCTCGAAGAGCACGGACCGGCGACGGTTTCAAGTCTGGCGCGAGTGGAAGGCATGCGCCCGCAGTCCATGAGCGCAGTGGTGAAGCCACTGCAGCAAGCCGGCTTGGTCATCGGCGCGCCTGATCCAGGCGACGGCCGCCAGACTCTGATGTCTCTCACGCCAAAATGCCTAAGGTGGCTTGAAGAGGGCAGGACCGCGAGGCAGGATTGGCTGACTGCAACTATTTCGCAGAAACTCTCGGCTCGCGATCAGGAAAAGCTTGAGCAGGCGCTTGAACTGCTGAAACGGCTTGCTGAGGATTAG
- a CDS encoding RNA polymerase sigma factor, which produces MRTLTQREKPPTQDQTLLVLLAQAGDRGALEQLLHDTYPPLRRYITRLVGVALADDVLQETSLQIFRKLPFLREPAVFRPWALRIASRIAFAHLKRARRWQPLEDAPPEPVTTLSTGLGEAPDEAFLTLLEHVSPASRAVLLLHYQQDFSLEESAAILEIPVGTAKSRLHYGVTTLVCCVQRRDDRLRFGGEAVPTRGQPC; this is translated from the coding sequence ATGCGCACGCTAACTCAACGCGAGAAGCCGCCTACCCAGGACCAGACCCTGCTGGTGCTTCTCGCCCAAGCCGGAGACCGGGGCGCGCTGGAACAACTTCTCCATGACACCTATCCTCCGTTGCGTCGCTACATCACCCGCCTCGTCGGCGTCGCTCTCGCCGATGACGTACTCCAGGAGACCTCGCTCCAGATCTTCCGCAAGCTTCCCTTCCTGCGTGAGCCCGCCGTCTTCCGCCCCTGGGCCCTGAGGATCGCCTCGCGCATCGCCTTTGCCCATCTCAAACGTGCACGCCGCTGGCAGCCCCTCGAAGACGCTCCTCCTGAACCCGTCACCACCCTAAGCACCGGCCTCGGCGAGGCGCCCGATGAAGCATTCCTTACCCTGCTCGAGCATGTTTCGCCGGCCAGCCGAGCCGTTCTCCTTCTCCATTACCAGCAGGATTTTTCGCTTGAAGAAAGCGCCGCCATTTTGGAGATTCCGGTCGGCACCGCCAAGTCGCGCCTCCATTACGGAGTCACCACCCTTGTATGTTGCGTTCAGAGGCGTGACGATAGGTTACGTTTCGGCGGAGAGGCCGTTCCCACCCGAGGCCAGCCTTGCTGA
- a CDS encoding IS110 family transposase, whose product MSKQIVALGKPAVSTEKYPDRQVKKLFCGIDIGAETLAIAVMEVDHPWVQREFANTVAGHKALLNWLGKMKAPVRVSLEATGIYSMDLALALDATEFVEVAVLNPKRVHDFARTLRRSKTDSADAQVLAEFSLRMPFAAWQKPSQSALALRAISRHLEALVVQQRREGNRLHAAERSLATPRCVIADLKRSLAGVDRAHREAAP is encoded by the coding sequence ATGAGCAAGCAGATCGTTGCTCTTGGTAAGCCCGCAGTTTCAACCGAGAAATACCCAGATCGCCAAGTGAAGAAGTTGTTTTGCGGTATTGATATAGGCGCGGAAACTCTGGCGATTGCAGTGATGGAGGTGGACCATCCGTGGGTGCAACGCGAGTTTGCCAACACCGTTGCGGGACACAAGGCGCTGCTCAACTGGCTGGGAAAGATGAAGGCGCCGGTGCGGGTATCGCTGGAGGCCACCGGCATTTATTCGATGGACCTGGCCTTGGCCCTGGATGCGACCGAGTTTGTGGAGGTAGCGGTGCTGAACCCAAAAAGGGTTCACGACTTTGCGCGGACACTTCGCCGGTCCAAAACGGACTCAGCAGATGCTCAGGTGCTGGCAGAGTTCAGTCTGCGCATGCCCTTTGCAGCCTGGCAAAAGCCCAGTCAAAGCGCCCTCGCTCTGCGCGCCATCAGCCGGCATCTGGAGGCGTTGGTGGTCCAGCAAAGGCGGGAAGGTAATCGCCTGCACGCCGCCGAAAGATCGTTAGCCACGCCGCGCTGTGTGATCGCGGACCTGAAGCGTTCGCTGGCCGGAGTTGACCGGGCGCATCGTGAAGCTGCGCCGTGA
- a CDS encoding transposase, which yields MKLRREALTLIAADAHLSQRFRLLTSVPGIAAVSALQILGELVLLAPDMKVRQWVARSGLDPVHQDSGTSVHKTIAHQSRWQSPPAPGALYAGSGRSALGPTSKGVL from the coding sequence GTGAAGCTGCGCCGTGAGGCCCTGACGTTGATCGCCGCTGATGCCCACTTGAGCCAGCGTTTCAGGCTGTTAACAAGCGTTCCGGGCATCGCGGCCGTCAGCGCGTTGCAGATCCTGGGCGAACTGGTCCTGCTGGCCCCAGACATGAAGGTGCGTCAATGGGTCGCGCGCAGCGGGCTCGATCCGGTACACCAAGACTCTGGCACTTCGGTGCATAAAACCATCGCGCATCAGTCGCGCTGGCAGTCGCCACCTGCGCCGGGCGCTTTATATGCCGGCTCTGGCCGCAGTGCGTTGGGACCCACATCTAAAGGCGTTCTATGA
- a CDS encoding GNAT family N-acetyltransferase — MPVDVHVRMALPEDVNAITSIYAPYVLHGVASFEAVVPDPAEMLRRRAAVLDLGLPYIVAEIGGEIAGYAYASQFRPRAAYRFTVENSVYVAERHQRRGVARLLMRQLIEQCAAAGMREMIAVIADPSNSTASVALHRSLGFAEVGLLRGVGEKFGRALDVLLMQRSLTQS, encoded by the coding sequence ATGCCGGTCGACGTACATGTGCGCATGGCTTTGCCAGAAGACGTCAATGCGATCACTTCCATTTACGCTCCGTACGTGCTTCACGGCGTAGCGTCCTTCGAAGCAGTTGTGCCCGATCCCGCGGAGATGCTACGGCGTAGAGCAGCGGTTCTAGATCTTGGTCTTCCCTACATCGTTGCGGAGATCGGCGGAGAGATCGCGGGCTATGCCTATGCAAGCCAATTTCGCCCGCGCGCCGCCTATCGTTTCACTGTTGAGAATTCGGTCTATGTCGCAGAACGCCATCAAAGACGTGGTGTAGCGCGCCTGCTGATGCGGCAGTTGATCGAACAATGCGCGGCCGCAGGGATGCGGGAAATGATCGCAGTCATCGCCGACCCTTCGAACAGCACGGCTTCGGTGGCGCTGCATCGTTCGCTCGGCTTTGCTGAAGTTGGCCTGCTTCGCGGCGTCGGCGAGAAATTCGGTAGAGCATTGGACGTGCTGCTCATGCAAAGATCCCTCACTCAGAGTTAG
- a CDS encoding class I SAM-dependent methyltransferase produces MAQSWDAAQYARQGRFVADMAGGVFDLLAAQAGETILDLGCGDGALTAKIAATGARVVGVDSSASMVEAARGLGLEAHLLPGDELTFDGEFDAVFSNAALHWMHNQDAVLAGVKRALKPGGRFVAEMGGHGNIASIRVALAAVFADWGLDAYGMDNNFFPTATDYRARLEAAGFSVETIALIPRPTPLPETGMRGWLETFRRGLLDRLPEQHREAAIEKTVALLKPVLHSPEEGWVADYVRLRFAAWVLVASP; encoded by the coding sequence ATGGCGCAGAGTTGGGATGCGGCGCAGTATGCGAGGCAAGGGCGGTTTGTCGCGGACATGGCCGGCGGGGTCTTCGACCTGCTTGCGGCGCAGGCCGGGGAGACAATCCTCGACCTGGGCTGCGGCGATGGCGCGTTGACCGCAAAGATCGCAGCGACCGGAGCGCGCGTGGTGGGCGTCGACAGCTCCGCTTCGATGGTCGAAGCCGCGCGTGGACTTGGGCTGGAGGCTCATCTGTTGCCGGGCGACGAGTTGACATTTGATGGAGAGTTCGACGCGGTGTTTTCGAATGCGGCGCTGCACTGGATGCACAATCAGGACGCGGTGCTGGCCGGAGTCAAACGTGCGCTGAAACCGGGCGGGCGGTTTGTGGCGGAGATGGGCGGCCACGGCAATATCGCTTCCATTCGAGTTGCCCTGGCCGCGGTGTTCGCGGACTGGGGGTTGGACGCCTATGGCATGGATAACAACTTCTTTCCTACGGCGACGGACTATCGCGCCCGGCTCGAGGCGGCGGGATTCTCGGTGGAGACGATCGCGCTCATCCCGCGCCCGACTCCGCTTCCAGAGACAGGGATGCGGGGATGGCTCGAGACCTTTCGCCGGGGATTGCTCGACCGACTGCCGGAGCAACATCGGGAAGCGGCTATTGAGAAGACGGTCGCGCTGCTGAAGCCGGTTTTGCATAGTCCAGAGGAGGGTTGGGTGGCCGACTATGTGCGGCTTCGCTTTGCTGCCTGGGTTTTAGTGGCATCGCCCTGA
- a CDS encoding response regulator, with translation MQRESRRVLVVDDEPIIATTLATILRMNGFFATAFTDPVKALASALVDTPDLLISDIVMPGLSGIDLAIQIKALCPKCKVLLFSGQARTVNFLYDAERLGENFHILPKPVHPIDLLKAIREQGAEN, from the coding sequence ATGCAAAGGGAGAGCCGACGTGTCCTGGTTGTTGATGATGAGCCGATCATTGCGACGACATTAGCCACAATTCTGCGAATGAATGGATTCTTCGCCACTGCCTTCACCGATCCAGTGAAAGCCCTTGCAAGTGCGCTTGTCGACACGCCAGACCTGCTCATATCGGATATCGTGATGCCGGGTTTGTCGGGGATTGACCTGGCCATTCAGATCAAAGCTCTCTGTCCTAAATGCAAAGTGCTGCTTTTTTCGGGGCAGGCACGCACGGTGAACTTCCTGTACGACGCTGAACGGCTTGGTGAGAACTTCCATATTCTGCCAAAACCGGTGCATCCTATCGACCTGCTGAAGGCCATCCGGGAACAAGGAGCGGAGAACTAG
- a CDS encoding YqaE/Pmp3 family membrane protein, translated as MRLAIAIILPWLTFFTIGRPLAGILCLILQVTVIGWIPAAIWAVYALSQWNTDQKIRHALGR; from the coding sequence ATGAGGTTGGCGATTGCGATCATCCTTCCCTGGCTGACCTTCTTCACGATTGGGCGGCCGCTGGCGGGAATCCTTTGTCTGATCCTGCAAGTGACGGTGATTGGCTGGATTCCGGCGGCGATTTGGGCGGTCTATGCGCTGAGCCAGTGGAATACCGATCAGAAGATCCGGCACGCGCTGGGCCGATAA
- a CDS encoding cytochrome c oxidase assembly protein, which translates to MNSATDAILAEWSPPWLLTASILVFAAIYVRGFLAIRKTRPQLFPEWRLVAYLSGLATLWLSIASPIDGFADALLSAHMVQHLLLMSAVPPLVLLGSPVVPILRGLPRAFTRVILGPLFASKPLLNIGRFLTKPLVAWLALNLTFLLWHTPAAYNFALWNEGWHRVEHICFLTAALLFWWPVVQPWPAHHHDYRWGMLLYLITADFVNTALSAFLAFCDRPVYSYYLQNPNPFHVNPLDDQVVGAAIMWVLGSMIFLLPAVLLTLNLLSGRMEIDRSPIGQRGRTVG; encoded by the coding sequence ATGAACAGCGCGACCGATGCCATCCTCGCAGAGTGGTCCCCGCCCTGGCTGCTCACCGCCAGCATCCTTGTCTTCGCCGCTATCTACGTACGCGGCTTTCTCGCCATCCGCAAAACCCGGCCCCAGCTCTTTCCCGAGTGGCGCCTCGTTGCTTATCTTTCCGGCCTTGCCACCCTGTGGCTGTCGATTGCCTCGCCCATCGACGGCTTTGCCGATGCGCTGCTCAGCGCCCATATGGTGCAGCACCTGCTGCTCATGTCCGCGGTTCCACCGCTGGTTCTGCTTGGTTCGCCGGTCGTCCCCATCCTCCGCGGTCTACCCCGGGCCTTTACCCGAGTCATCCTGGGCCCGCTCTTTGCGTCGAAACCTCTTCTCAACATCGGACGCTTCCTCACCAAACCATTGGTCGCGTGGCTGGCGTTGAATCTGACCTTCCTGCTCTGGCATACGCCCGCTGCCTACAACTTCGCGCTCTGGAACGAAGGCTGGCATCGTGTCGAACACATCTGCTTCCTCACCGCCGCTTTGCTCTTCTGGTGGCCGGTCGTTCAGCCATGGCCGGCTCATCATCACGACTACCGCTGGGGAATGCTCCTCTACCTGATCACCGCGGACTTCGTCAACACCGCGCTCTCGGCCTTCCTCGCCTTCTGCGATCGACCCGTCTACAGCTATTACTTGCAGAACCCCAATCCGTTCCACGTCAACCCGCTCGATGACCAGGTCGTCGGAGCAGCCATCATGTGGGTGCTGGGATCGATGATCTTCCTTCTGCCCGCAGTGCTGCTTACCTTGAATTTGCTCAGTGGCAGGATGGAGATCGACCGCTCTCCCATAGGGCAGCGCGGACGAACCGTCGGGTAA
- a CDS encoding cytochrome b N-terminal domain-containing protein: MASLKQNAIGIYDWLEHRLGLVKPTLEAASHPIPVKTESWWYVFGSAATILLGLQVVTGILLALVYSPSASDAWKSLQFLNHNIALGWFLRAIHGWGSDFMVAVVLIHLCQVFLFGAYKFPRELTWIIGVFLLLLTLGMAFTGQVLRFDQDAYWGLGIGASILSRVPLIGGPAVNLMLGGPIIGAATLSRFFALHVFVIPGILIGAVGVHVWMVLRLGINEWPMPGRIVRKATYEREYHSLTAKEGIPFVPDGAWKDGVFAAAIILAVIACALFFGPFGPTGQPDPTIIQTAPKPDFAFLWIYAVLAFLPPSIETPVMFIVPVLAIGGMLLLPLVFPEGEKHWSRRPVAVLMVAIIAVALGIFTRLGTYTPWSPIMNAWSSDAIPARYLHDRTPLQLQGAIVFQNKQCRNCHSIGNVGGMRGPALDAVAAHMTYDQIVRQVVQGGGNMPAYGNALNADETTALVGFLSTLRGNDLSPAEDVSGKLTDPRSVKPSAEADRSKYLGHPK; encoded by the coding sequence ATGGCCAGCCTGAAGCAGAATGCCATCGGCATCTACGATTGGCTCGAGCACCGGCTCGGCCTCGTCAAGCCAACCCTCGAAGCCGCCTCCCACCCCATTCCCGTCAAGACCGAGAGCTGGTGGTATGTCTTTGGCAGCGCCGCCACCATTCTGCTCGGCCTGCAGGTTGTCACCGGTATCCTGCTGGCGCTCGTCTACTCGCCCTCCGCCAGCGATGCCTGGAAGAGCCTCCAGTTCCTCAATCACAACATCGCCCTCGGCTGGTTTCTCCGCGCCATTCACGGCTGGGGTTCCGACTTCATGGTCGCCGTTGTGCTCATTCATCTGTGCCAGGTCTTCCTCTTCGGCGCTTATAAGTTTCCCCGCGAACTCACCTGGATCATCGGTGTCTTCCTGCTCCTGCTGACTTTGGGTATGGCATTCACCGGCCAGGTCCTGCGCTTTGATCAGGACGCCTATTGGGGCCTCGGCATCGGCGCTTCCATCCTCAGCCGCGTGCCCCTCATCGGTGGCCCGGCGGTCAACCTGATGCTGGGTGGACCCATCATCGGAGCAGCCACTCTCTCCCGCTTCTTCGCGCTGCACGTCTTCGTCATTCCCGGCATCTTGATCGGCGCCGTTGGCGTCCATGTCTGGATGGTCCTTCGCCTCGGCATCAATGAATGGCCGATGCCCGGCCGCATCGTTCGCAAGGCTACCTACGAGCGCGAATACCACTCCTTGACTGCAAAGGAAGGCATTCCCTTCGTTCCCGATGGCGCTTGGAAAGACGGCGTCTTTGCCGCTGCCATCATTCTCGCGGTCATCGCCTGTGCGCTCTTCTTCGGCCCCTTCGGTCCCACCGGCCAGCCTGATCCGACCATCATCCAGACCGCTCCCAAACCCGACTTCGCCTTCCTTTGGATCTACGCCGTCCTCGCCTTTCTGCCGCCCAGCATCGAGACGCCGGTGATGTTCATCGTCCCCGTCCTCGCCATCGGCGGCATGCTGCTTCTGCCGTTGGTCTTTCCTGAGGGAGAGAAGCACTGGTCGCGGCGTCCGGTCGCCGTCCTCATGGTCGCCATCATCGCCGTCGCCCTCGGCATCTTCACCCGGCTCGGCACCTACACTCCATGGAGCCCCATCATGAATGCCTGGAGCAGCGACGCCATCCCCGCCCGCTATCTCCACGACCGCACCCCGCTTCAGCTTCAAGGAGCAATCGTCTTTCAGAACAAGCAGTGCCGCAATTGTCACTCCATCGGCAATGTCGGCGGCATGCGCGGTCCGGCGCTCGACGCCGTCGCCGCCCACATGACTTATGACCAGATCGTGCGCCAGGTCGTCCAGGGAGGCGGCAATATGCCCGCCTACGGCAACGCCCTCAATGCCGACGAAACCACCGCCCTGGTCGGCTTTCTCAGCACCTTGCGCGGGAACGACCTCAGTCCGGCCGAAGATGTCTCCGGTAAGCTCACCGATCCTCGCAGCGTCAAGCCTTCCGCCGAAGCCGACCGGTCGAAGTACTTAGGACATCCAAAATAA